One window from the genome of Helicobacter pylori encodes:
- a CDS encoding LptF/LptG family permease produces MIKHYLFMAVSQVFFSFFLVLFFISSIVLLISIASVTLVIKVSFLDLVQLFLYSLPGTIFFILPITFFAACALGLSRLSYDHELLVFFSLGVSPKKMTKAFVPLSLLVSAILLVFSLILIPTSKSAYYGFLRQKKDKIDINIRAGEFGQKLGDWLVYVDKTENNSYDNLVLFSNKSLSQESFILAQKGNINNQNGVFELNLYNGHAYFTQGDKMRKVDFEELHLRNKLKSFNSNDAAYLQGTDYLGYWKKAFGKNANKNQKRRFSQAILVSLFPLASVFLIPLFGIANPRFKTNWSYFYVLGAVGIYFLMVHVISTDLFLMTFFFPFIWAFISYLLFRKFILKRY; encoded by the coding sequence ATGATTAAACACTATCTTTTCATGGCGGTTTCGCAGGTCTTTTTCTCCTTCTTTTTAGTGCTGTTTTTTATCTCTTCCATTGTGTTATTAATCAGTATTGCAAGCGTAACGCTCGTGATTAAAGTGAGCTTTTTAGATCTAGTGCAACTCTTTTTGTATTCCTTACCAGGAACCATTTTTTTTATTTTGCCGATCACTTTTTTTGCGGCTTGCGCTTTAGGGCTTTCAAGGCTTAGCTATGACCATGAATTGTTAGTGTTTTTCTCTTTAGGGGTTTCGCCTAAAAAAATGACTAAAGCGTTTGTGCCTTTAAGTTTGTTAGTGAGCGCGATTTTATTAGTGTTTTCCCTCATTTTAATCCCCACTTCTAAGAGCGCTTATTACGGGTTTTTGCGTCAAAAAAAAGACAAGATTGATATTAACATCAGAGCGGGTGAATTCGGGCAAAAATTAGGCGATTGGCTCGTGTATGTGGATAAGACTGAAAACAATTCCTATGATAATTTGGTGCTTTTTTCTAATAAAAGCCTCTCTCAAGAAAGCTTTATTCTGGCTCAAAAAGGCAATATCAACAATCAAAACGGCGTGTTTGAATTGAATTTGTATAACGGGCATGCGTATTTCACTCAAGGCGATAAAATGCGTAAGGTTGATTTTGAAGAATTGCATTTACGCAACAAGCTCAAGTCTTTCAATTCTAATGATGCGGCTTATTTGCAAGGCACGGATTATTTGGGCTATTGGAAAAAAGCCTTTGGCAAAAACGCTAATAAAAATCAAAAACGGCGTTTTTCTCAAGCGATTTTAGTTTCATTATTCCCTTTAGCGAGCGTGTTTTTAATCCCCTTATTTGGCATCGCCAACCCGCGATTCAAAACGAATTGGAGTTATTTCTATGTCCTTGGAGCGGTTGGGATTTATTTTTTAATGGTGCATGTGATTTCTACGGATTTGTTTTTGATGACCTTTTTCTTCCCCTTTATTTGGGCGTTTATTTCTTATTTATTGTTTAGAAAATTCATTTTAAAGCGTTATTAA
- the truA gene encoding tRNA pseudouridine(38-40) synthase TruA, whose protein sequence is MRCFKATIAYDGAYFLGYAKQPNKLGVQDKIEGALNALGIKSVVVAAGRTDKGVHANNQTLSFHAPKHWSADKLFYYLAPKLAPHIVLKKLEEKNFHARFDAQKRAYRYLLTKNLKTPFLAPYIACGDYGSLDLLNTALKQFTGKHDFSMFKKESGATTNPNRIIFNAFAYTAFIMGHECVVFKIIGDAFLRSSVRLIIQACVQYSLEKITLAEIQAQIHNLKATIRTPIMANGLYLHRVYY, encoded by the coding sequence ATGCGTTGTTTTAAGGCTACTATCGCTTATGATGGGGCGTATTTTCTAGGCTATGCCAAACAGCCTAACAAACTCGGCGTTCAAGATAAAATAGAGGGCGCTTTAAATGCGCTAGGGATTAAAAGCGTTGTGGTTGCGGCTGGGCGCACGGATAAAGGCGTGCATGCGAACAACCAAACGCTGTCTTTTCACGCTCCAAAACACTGGAGCGCTGATAAATTATTTTATTATCTAGCCCCCAAACTCGCCCCGCATATTGTCTTAAAAAAACTAGAAGAAAAAAACTTTCATGCGCGTTTTGACGCTCAAAAAAGAGCGTATCGTTACCTTTTGACGAAGAATTTAAAAACGCCTTTTTTAGCGCCTTATATCGCTTGTGGGGATTATGGCTCACTAGATTTATTAAATACCGCTTTAAAGCAATTCACAGGCAAGCATGATTTTTCCATGTTTAAGAAAGAAAGCGGGGCGACAACCAATCCTAATCGCATCATTTTTAACGCTTTTGCTTATACAGCCTTTATCATGGGGCATGAGTGCGTGGTGTTTAAAATCATTGGCGATGCGTTTTTACGCTCTAGCGTGCGTTTGATCATTCAAGCATGCGTTCAATACTCCTTAGAAAAAATCACGCTCGCTGAAATTCAAGCGCAAATCCACAACCTCAAAGCCACTATAAGAACGCCCATAATGGCTAATGGCTTGTATTTGCACAGGGTGTATTATTGA
- the galE gene encoding UDP-glucose 4-epimerase GalE, whose protein sequence is MALLFTGACGYIGSHTARAFLEKTKENIIIVDDLSTGFLEHLKALEHYYPNRVVFVQANLNETQKLDAFLNKQQLKDPIEAILHFGAKISVEESTRLPLEYYTNNTLNTLELVKLCLKHAIKRFIFSSTAVVYGESDSSLNEESPLNPINPYGASKMMSERILLDTSKIADFKCVILRYFNVAGACMHNDYTTPYTLGQRTLNATHLIKIACECAVGKRKKMGIFGTNYPTRDGTCIRDYIHVDDLANAHLASYQTLLEKNKSEIYNVGYNQGHSVKEVIEKVKEISNNDFLVEILDKRQGDPASLIANNSKILQNTSFKPLYDNLDTIIKSALDWEEHLLRFQ, encoded by the coding sequence ATGGCATTATTATTCACAGGGGCGTGCGGGTATATAGGCTCGCATACCGCAAGGGCGTTTTTAGAAAAAACCAAAGAAAATATCATTATTGTAGATGACTTAAGCACCGGTTTTTTAGAGCATCTCAAAGCGTTAGAGCATTATTACCCTAATAGGGTTGTGTTTGTTCAAGCCAACTTGAATGAAACGCAAAAATTGGACGCATTTTTGAATAAACAGCAGCTAAAAGATCCCATTGAAGCCATCTTGCATTTTGGGGCTAAAATCTCAGTAGAAGAATCCACGCGCTTGCCTTTAGAATACTACACCAACAACACGCTCAACACTTTAGAACTTGTCAAACTTTGTTTAAAGCATGCGATCAAGCGTTTTATTTTTTCTTCTACGGCTGTGGTTTATGGCGAGTCTGATTCTAGCTTGAATGAAGAAAGCCCCTTAAACCCCATTAATCCTTATGGAGCGTCTAAAATGATGAGCGAAAGGATTTTGCTAGACACTTCTAAAATAGCGGATTTTAAATGCGTTATTTTGCGCTATTTCAATGTGGCTGGAGCATGCATGCACAATGATTATACCACCCCTTACACGCTAGGCCAACGCACGCTCAACGCCACGCATTTAATCAAAATCGCATGCGAATGCGCGGTGGGGAAAAGGAAAAAAATGGGGATTTTTGGCACTAACTACCCCACAAGAGATGGCACTTGTATTAGGGATTATATCCATGTAGATGATTTGGCTAACGCGCATTTAGCGAGCTATCAAACCCTTTTAGAAAAAAATAAGAGCGAGATCTATAATGTCGGCTACAATCAAGGCCATAGCGTGAAAGAAGTGATAGAAAAGGTTAAAGAAATCTCAAACAACGATTTTTTAGTGGAAATTTTAGACAAACGACAGGGCGATCCAGCAAGCCTTATTGCTAATAATTCTAAAATCTTACAAAACACCTCTTTCAAACCCCTTTATGACAACCTAGACACCATTATCAAAAGCGCTCTAGATTGGGAAGAACACCTTTTAAGATTTCAATAA